The Athalia rosae chromosome 7, iyAthRosa1.1, whole genome shotgun sequence genome window below encodes:
- the LOC105689659 gene encoding transcription factor Sox-8-like isoform X2, whose product MNAFMVWAQAARRRLADQYPQLHNAELSKTLGKLWRILSDAEKQPFIEEAERLRNAHKKQHPHYKYQPRRRRPKPEDHNQSNMVVTHRISTSATSSSGYESSAGPSSGDRGYGRLLYHETDKNYSETAGTTYCVGESHHQGIYGDSILPHGSAMSVKYPQPAVAVGVELHHKIGSLYDSPSEHHQKFEFSNKSSSFVDVAKFNRHDDQEDDDDNEEDVGQKYIESYSNLTKNYNELSKYSNSNSSSHEHLNTVKNTPTYACAHNHHYPPPIEGYALLHGDISDRHHHHHHHHHHQPQGIPTGHSFYPYVTAAPSIAQPPYFMQGPR is encoded by the exons ATGAACGCCTTTATGGTATGGGCACAAGCTGCTAGAAGAAGATTGGCCGATCAGTATCCACAGCTGCATAACGCAGAGCTCTCTAAAACGCTAGGAAAATTATGGCG aatCCTGAGCGATGCCGAAAAACAACCGTTCATAGAAGAAGCTGAGAGACTTCGAAATGCCCATAAAAAACAGCATCCCCATTACAAG TATCAGCCCAGACGTCGTCGGCCGAAACCTGAGGATCATAACCAGTCGAACATGGTAGTGACTCACCGAATATCAACGTCGGCTACTTCATCTTCTGGTTACGAATCGTCGGCAGGCCCGTCATCGGGAGACCGGGGATACGGCCGTCTCCTTTACCACGAGACGGATAAGAATTACAGCGAGACTGCTGGAACGACTTACTGCGTCGGCGAATCTCATCATCAGGGAATTTACGGTGATTCTATTTTACCGCACGGGTCTGCGATGTCGGTTAAATATCCTCAGCCCGCAGTCGCGGTCGGTGTGGAATTGCACCATAAAATCGGTTCCTTGTACGACAGTCCGTCAGAACATcatcagaaatttgaattctcAAATAAGTCGTCGTCCTTCGTTGACGTTGCCAAATTCAACAGGCACGACGATCAGGAGGACGATGACGACAACGAGGAAGACGTCGGTCAAAAGTACATCGAATCTTATTCGAATCtaacgaaaaattacaacgaatTATCCAAGTATAGTAATTCAAATTCAAGTTCTCACGAGCATTTGAACACCGTTAAAAATACACCTACCTACGCCTGCGCCCACAATCACCATTACCCACCACCCATCGAAGGGTACGCTCTCCTCCACGGAGATATTTCagatcgtcatcatcatcatcatcatcatcaccatcaccaaCCTCAGGGTATACCAACTGGACATTCGTTCTATCCTTACGTTACTGCAGCACCGTCCATCGCTCAACCGCCATACTTTATGCAGGGCCCCAGATGA
- the LOC125501629 gene encoding uncharacterized protein LOC125501629 isoform X1, whose protein sequence is MITAIRFILPGRTVFFPEENEKLKRRSPCGIRQMLLLHPCVPWQKVSASVSLGKVQLPTASMLLLCFWKRHREFEEEEIHVSFQEPQSFHNPWLWNANQLEKLGGLYKKNYNHGIQNACINLHRSYNFQAYYYVGQRISNYFQIFDQIISNNSINFIDEIILLADSDS, encoded by the exons ATGATCACTGctattcgtttcattcttccAGGTCGAACTGTATTTTTCCcagaggagaatgaaaagcTGAAACGACGGAGTCCTTGCGGTATACGtcagatgttattattacaccccTGTGTACCTTGGCAAAAAGTCAGTGCCAGTGTGTCGCTGGGCAAGGTACAGCTGCCCACCGCAAGCATGTTGTTGCTCTGCTTTTGGAAACGACACAGAGAGTTTGAGGAAGAGGAGATACATGTATCATTTCAAGAACCGCAGTCATTCCACAACCCATG GTTATGGAATGcaaatcagttggaaaaactTGGAGGCCTATACAAGAAGAATTATAACCACGGGATCCAAAATGCGTGCATCAACTTGCATAGATCTTATAACTTTCAAGCATACTATTATGTCGGTCAAcgcatttcaaattattttcaaattttcgatcaaataattagcaataactcgatcaatttcatagatgaaattattctgcttgcagattcggattcctga
- the LOC105689659 gene encoding transcription factor Sox-8-like isoform X1, translated as MEGNQTSSAESSESTTNREKNSNLDDAVGKLLQGYDWTLLPVTSRAGGRRSAHVKRPMNAFMVWAQAARRRLADQYPQLHNAELSKTLGKLWRILSDAEKQPFIEEAERLRNAHKKQHPHYKYQPRRRRPKPEDHNQSNMVVTHRISTSATSSSGYESSAGPSSGDRGYGRLLYHETDKNYSETAGTTYCVGESHHQGIYGDSILPHGSAMSVKYPQPAVAVGVELHHKIGSLYDSPSEHHQKFEFSNKSSSFVDVAKFNRHDDQEDDDDNEEDVGQKYIESYSNLTKNYNELSKYSNSNSSSHEHLNTVKNTPTYACAHNHHYPPPIEGYALLHGDISDRHHHHHHHHHHQPQGIPTGHSFYPYVTAAPSIAQPPYFMQGPR; from the exons atggAGGGGAATCAAACATCGAGTGCGGAATCTTCGGAATCAACGacgaatcgcgaaaaaaattctaatctGGACGACGCGGTTGGAAAATTACTACAAG GTTACGATTGGACACTCTTGCCGGTTACGTCTAGGGCTGGTGGTCGTCGAAGTGCGCACGTCAAACGACCTATGAACGCCTTTATGGTATGGGCACAAGCTGCTAGAAGAAGATTGGCCGATCAGTATCCACAGCTGCATAACGCAGAGCTCTCTAAAACGCTAGGAAAATTATGGCG aatCCTGAGCGATGCCGAAAAACAACCGTTCATAGAAGAAGCTGAGAGACTTCGAAATGCCCATAAAAAACAGCATCCCCATTACAAG TATCAGCCCAGACGTCGTCGGCCGAAACCTGAGGATCATAACCAGTCGAACATGGTAGTGACTCACCGAATATCAACGTCGGCTACTTCATCTTCTGGTTACGAATCGTCGGCAGGCCCGTCATCGGGAGACCGGGGATACGGCCGTCTCCTTTACCACGAGACGGATAAGAATTACAGCGAGACTGCTGGAACGACTTACTGCGTCGGCGAATCTCATCATCAGGGAATTTACGGTGATTCTATTTTACCGCACGGGTCTGCGATGTCGGTTAAATATCCTCAGCCCGCAGTCGCGGTCGGTGTGGAATTGCACCATAAAATCGGTTCCTTGTACGACAGTCCGTCAGAACATcatcagaaatttgaattctcAAATAAGTCGTCGTCCTTCGTTGACGTTGCCAAATTCAACAGGCACGACGATCAGGAGGACGATGACGACAACGAGGAAGACGTCGGTCAAAAGTACATCGAATCTTATTCGAATCtaacgaaaaattacaacgaatTATCCAAGTATAGTAATTCAAATTCAAGTTCTCACGAGCATTTGAACACCGTTAAAAATACACCTACCTACGCCTGCGCCCACAATCACCATTACCCACCACCCATCGAAGGGTACGCTCTCCTCCACGGAGATATTTCagatcgtcatcatcatcatcatcatcatcaccatcaccaaCCTCAGGGTATACCAACTGGACATTCGTTCTATCCTTACGTTACTGCAGCACCGTCCATCGCTCAACCGCCATACTTTATGCAGGGCCCCAGATGA
- the LOC125501964 gene encoding uncharacterized protein LOC125501964, protein MITAIRFILPGRTVFFPEENEKLKRRSPCGIRQMLLLHPCVPWQKVSASVSLGKVQLPTASMLLLCFWKRHREFEEEEIHVSFQEPQSFHNPWLWNANQLEKLGGLYKKNYNHGIQNACINLHRSYNFQAYYYIRIPEIKIHQNSMRSPSKKIGIFISDIEKIPRL, encoded by the exons ATGATCACTGctattcgtttcattcttccAGGTCGAACTGTATTTTTCCcagaggagaatgaaaagcTGAAACGACGGAGTCCTTGCGGTATACGtcagatgttattattacaccccTGTGTACCTTGGCAAAAAGTCAGTGCCAGTGTGTCGCTGGGCAAGGTACAGCTGCCCACCGCAAGCATGTTGTTGCTCTGCTTTTGGAAACGACACAGAGAGTTTGAGGAAGAGGAGATACATGTATCATTTCAAGAACCGCAGTCATTCCACAACCCATG GTTATGGAATGcaaatcagttggaaaaactTGGAGGCCTATACAAGAAGAATTATAACCACGGGATCCAAAATGCGTGCATCAACTTGCATAGATCTTATAACTTTCAAGCATACTATTAT attcggattcctgagatcaaaatacatcagaatagcatgAGGAgcccttcgaaaaaaatcggaatcttcatctcagatatTGAGAAAATCCCAAGGctgtag